The window TTAAGattgaaaattgaattttgagcctcttattatacttttaagcccaattaaaccctaaGTCAGCCGaaggaactttaggttaagtttattagtataaataaaatatgtttaacaacattaAGGAGAAAACTtttgagagattcaagaagttaCAAGTTAAGGTTGAAACTTGGAAATCAAGgcaaaaaatattgttttgttttcttccttagcttttatctttcttgatacTTTCAATagttgaattttatacaatgctattttattttgtaattatgagtagctaaatttctttttctaagattgcaattgaacccacatataatctaaatttttaatctctttcttatttatctttaatgggatttgaattgtttattccaatttgttcttaatgttttttaattgcttgaccactaattaaattaatctaggaacctaaacaaacttgaaaAAGAGAGTTTAGTATAGACCAAAATTgagatagcatatgatcatattaattgatttgcgaaTAAAATAgagatatacctataggccatatgtagtcaaattagaacatgaacttaatgagtctgttttaatttcaattcacatagggatatagtgttttgattaaaatagatatttttataagatgaatCGGGaaacccttataaataatttaggattcTAAGTTAgtaattcaacccattgaaataagttaagaaagagaggtaagatttagatgaagtgtgaagGATATTGTAATATTAGATttgttgatttgatattttttcaagttattattttaatttttcttgttagttttaattttaattaattatttaattttgattatttggataagattaaattgttctaattttagtacttagtaaaattttagatcaattccttgtgggatcgatactctacttGCTAATATATTATCTATCCGATATGTATACTTACGTAGTGAGATTTTTACTGACATCTCCTACACTCTATCTAGGAGTTACTTAACAAAATTTCCTCGTCCAACTCAGTCAAGTTAATCATTTTAACAAAAAGATTACCTatgaaatatttcaaaaagAGGAACATTTTTCATCTAAAACCCATTacttccttaaccaattcttaATAACCCAGCATATCACAGTTAAACAAgtcattttaaagaaaatcacAAAGTAGACgttataagattttattttagatttaTATTCAAGGTATGTTGCTTCTTACCTGAGAATGCACTGTTATCTGAAAAATGCGTGCCACATCAGTGATCTCCAAGGCGGTTGTTACTATCTTCACTATATCAGCTCTAGTTGATTGTATTCTTGCGACAAGGTTGCCAAGCTCCTCAACAGATGGAGTGCTTTGATAGTTGTGAGAAGACACTATaactttcaatttttcaggCTTCTTTCCATCAATGGATTTCATGAAGTCATGGGCAACCTTCACACAGAGCAAAAAATATTTGCATCACTATAAGTTCAGTAGACTTTACCTAAATGGTTACCAAAAATATTTGCATCACTATAAGTTCAGTAGACTTTACCTAAATGGTTACCTATAAAAGAAGTCATGTTTCAACCAATGGTAAGAAATAAGCACTATATAATTCAAACTTTATGAAGCTACAATTAAGTGAGAAAGAAAACCTTAAGCTCAACATCAATGTAATCAGCCCCCAGCTCCATGGCTAATCTAAGCACATCTAATCGCTCTTTCTCATCACCATCATATTGACCACCTTCCCATACTGGTCTGTAAGacaaaattagaaaaagaaaaaaaaacttacacTTActgatatttataaattaagcAACCGAATACCATAAAAAAGAAGTAAAGGAACAAGCTTGCAACAATAGGCAGACTGTCTGAAAGTTCCCAACATCAATAAAGTGGAAGCCacgaaaaaggaaaaagacccatcgaaaagagaaaaaaatgaaaatggcatAACCCGAAACTTTACAGGTCAAAACTACAATTTATGACAGATCCCAACCCAGGTAAAGAGGAAATcctacaaaagaaagaaaaaggaaaacaccCATAAACTTGACTGAGCACGCAAACTATAAAAAGTTGTTCCTGAAACTAAAGCATTCAAGttggaaagaaaaatcaaatcttGAAACCTGTAGGTGAACAGTGTAGGCAAAGGGCACTCTTTGATTAAAACTTTGAGGTCCTCATAAGGATTGAAACTGTTTAAAGTATCCAATCTAATTTCCACAAGATCAGCAGAACTAGCTTTAGCTTTGGCCATGTCAACGACCATCTTAGCGATAGAATCAGCCATTATCGGAACACATATCAGTGTGGGATTCTTCCACACGCCTCCTCTACTTTCCATATTCAAACCAGCAGAAGATGAAACAAGCTACCAAATTGAAACAGAAAAACAATCAACAATCTCGCCCTGTTCACAATTGAGCAAAAATGAATTCTACatggaaaaagaaggaaagctTACCAGAGGGTTGAGAGTGTCCATTTGTGCGAAGGGGTGTTTTTGACTGTGAAGACTCGTTGGAAGAGAAGGTGTTCCTCGGGTCGGTGGTTAAATTTATAGTTCGGGTCCAAATTGGTTGGTGGGAAGGATGATTTGGTTTTGGTTGGTGGGGAAATCAACGGCTCTGAGTAAGTTCTTGGACGTGAAGGTGAAATCTATGTAAAGGAGACTTCGGTTTTACAGCATTTTTGccccttcttttttctttttcggaATATTATTTGactggggtggcaaaattttGGTTGGTGGGTGCGAAAATGGGCGAATCGCAATCCTTGATGTACGCTTGATCCTATAAATGCAAAAACTCTTCACTAAATAATTGCATATGGAAATCCCAACTTAGCTTTAAAACTATGTCCtgtattaataattaatggCATGTAAAGTTAGAGGTTTAAGAATGGGAGACGAAAGGGGGATCTAAAGAAGAAGCAGGGAAGATCAGCTAATAGCTACTTCATTATACTGCTCAGCAGTTCTTTCTAAATTCTTCAACCCTTGGACTTGGAGAAAGCAAGTAAAAGTAACCAACTATTTTTGCTGATGCTCAGGCTTACGGCTAAAGAGCGGAGGTATTTACAACTGCGATAAGATTTAGATAAATATCTACAAATTTGAAACAATGATTCAGTGTGCCACTGCGAAGGGGATCAAAAGAATGACACCTCTGTCTATTACACAACTCTAGCTTCATCCCGAGTTAATCTAAGCATTAGTTCCATCCGCACCCGATGAAGGGGCTTTTGTTTCTATGGGGTCTATTTCCATATTGGAGACATCAGTTTCATCCCCACCTGGTGAAGAAGCTTTGGTTTCTGTGGGATCTATTTCCATATTGGAGACATTGGTACTTTCAACTTCAGGCAGCTGAGAAGCTTTACCATGATCTTCTGATTGAAGGTCGGTTCTAACTTGATCGCTATGTGTAAGCTCTGGATTGGCAGATGCATCAGAGATAACTTGTGATGAGGATGGTCCTTCTGTGGGATCTGATTCCACATTGCAGGGCTCAACTAGATCAACCTCAGACCTCTGAACAAGCTCTCTATTATCAGAATCACCAGATTGCAGTGAAGATTCCTGTGCTTCTGAAGAGTTTAGTCCAATGGTAGAAGCCTCAACATTGTCTGCCTCCATCTTCTCAATTCCCGGGAGCTCTTGAGATTGATCATTTAGAACATGCTCTCCATTTGGGGATTCCTTGGTGGTAAATTCTGATGAAGTTGCATGAGCTTCCAAGGGGTCAACTTCTGTGTTTCTAACCTGAATATTATCACCTTCGGTACTTGCAACTCCTACTTCAAGATGCATTTTGTTGTGATCTCCAGGAACAAGCTCCATGCCGGATGGTACACCCACAACATCTTGCTCGATGGATGCTTCTATTTCCAGAGGGTCAGCATCATTGTCAACATGATCACTCCCTATACTCTCAATTCCCAGAGAGGGCTTCACCTCACCATGATCCCCAGGAACAAAATCTACATTAGCAGATTCAGCAGCAAAATCCTTCATAGAAGAAATTGGCTGTCCAGAGGGGTCTACTTCCTCATTGCTAACATCAACAGAATTACCATCACCCCTTTCAACAGACGATGACACTTGCAACGCATCATCTTTTGGCATAGTTTCTATATTAGTAGATTCTGAAGCAACCAAGTGTATGGGGTCTGACACTGAGTCCCTCTTATTTTCACTCCCACTAGATGGACCATCCACATTATCAGAAGCCTGATGTGAAACATGATTGTCACCTGCTGCTGTATCAACCACCACAGGAGCAGCTCCAGGATCATTAGATTTTTGTGAAACTTCAGGACCTCCAATAAAGGCTTCACCACAGCATTCAGCAGCTACAGCTTCTGGACAATGATCACTAAGAGCATGTGATTTGGTGGAAACACTGAGGGCCTCAAGGTTTCCTCTCTCGGTGGCAGAGGATTGTAAAGACTCTTCCAAAGAAGGTTCTGTTGCCTTTCCCAATTCACTCTCAGTAATAGCAGGAAGTTCCACCATTGCTGAATGAATGGGACTTGGAGAAATACTTGAAGTCACAAGAGGAACATCATTAATATCAGGCTTTTTGGACATTGCAGCACTTCCAAGGTTCTCAACATCGAGGGCAGAAGCTTTTTGACAAGATTCCAAAGAAGACTCTGCCTCACGTTCAGAATTAGTCTCAACCACAGAAGGTGCCTCCACCATGCCTGACTTATCAGGACAAGGCTCTGCTTCACATTCAGAATTATTCTCAACCATAACAGGTGCTTCCACCATGCCTGAATTATCCGGACAGGGCTCTGCTTCACATTCAGAATTGTTTGCAACCATAGCAGGTGCCTCCACCATGCCTGACTTATCTGGACAAGGCTCTGCTTCACATTCAGAATTGTTCTCAACCATAGCAGGTGCTTCTATCATGCCTGACTTATCTGGACAAGGCTCTGCTTCACATTCAGGATTGTCCTCAACCATAGCAGGTGCCTCCATCACACCTGACTTATCTGGAAAAGACTCTGCTTCACATTCGGAATTGTTCTCAACCATAGCAGGTGCCTCCACCATGCCTGACTTATCTGGACAAGGCTCTGCTTCACATTCAGAATTGCTCTCAACCATAGCAGGTGTGTCCACCGTGCCTGACTTATCTGGACCAATGGTAATAGGTAAAGACTCTCCGGGATTATCAGCAACATCATGAAATTTGATGACATTTGGAGTACCTTCAGCACTTTCAACATTGATAGCAGAAGATCCTAAAGACTCTCTAGCAGAAGGTTCTGAACTGTTTTCAGATGGAATCGCCAGATCAGGAAGGCTTCCAGCAACTGAATGATCTGAACTCAAAGGAACTACCGCAGTCACTCCAGAATAATCACAAGCAGCACCAGCCTTTGAAGAACTAATATCAAGAggagatgagtttgaaaattcCATGGAAgatttttctttgtcttcAGAGCTGGCCACATTAGGCGCAATCAAAACAGAAATAGATGAGATAGCTTCAGAATGATTACGAACATCACTTCCATTTGTAGAGTCTATGAGAGATTCAAGTTTACTAACATCACAAGGAGACATTGAAGAGATCTCAGTTTTATTTCCACAACTATTCAACTGAGGAGGTTCTACCTTAATAGGAGATGCCACAGATAACTCTATTTGGTTGCTAGAGGGCCCATCAGTCAGGTCAGTGCTATCTCCATTAGGACTCTTTAATCCCTGGGAAGCAAAATCTTCCTCCTCACGAGCACTGAGATGAACTTTACAATCAACCCCCATGCTGCTCTCAGTGTTTGAGTTTTCGCACGAAAGCTTTCTGGAATCTGAAATGTTCTCAGAGCCAATAGCAGCCTGGCACTGAGATACTAAAGAAACACTTTCCGAAATAGGGGTCATAACCACAACAGGAGGTTTCTCCTCTGATTTGTTTGCATCAGCATCTATCCTGGGTTGTTCAATATTCTTGTCCTGTAAATTATCAGAAACAGGAACTGCTATTTCCAGAGATGACATAGCTGGCTCTGATGATTGTGTTACTGAGGGTTTAACTTCTGCATCACAAACTTCAACATAATCACCCTTAGTACTTTTAACTCCTGCACACAGTTGCTTACCACCATTAAATTCTGAAGCAGGATCCCTACTGGCTGATTCAACAGTAAAATCATTCAGAGAGGGCACATCCGTTTCAGAGGGATCTACTTCCATATTGTGAATCTCAACACCATCACCCTCCCCATCTTTAACAACAAGTGGTTGTTGCAAGCCCCCGCCATCTTGTGGAACAAGCTCTGTATCAGTAGAATCAGTGGCAGTAGAGAGAAAAGATTCTGGTACAGGGTCACCCTTAGCTTCACCGCAACCAAATTGACCATCCACATCGCAATTGTCAACAGGAGCCTCATCCAAAATAGAAGTCTCACAGGCTGGAGCTGCATCGTCCACCACAGCAGTAGCCCCAAGGTTGTCTGAGTTTTCTGAAACTTCTGGACCTTCAACAACAATGGCTTCTGTAGAGCACTTTAAGACTACAGAAGGCAAGTCTGACTTGTCAAAGGATATGCCACTCAAATTAACAGCAGATAGATCCGAATCCAATGTTTCTGAAGGAATACCATTAAGACCAACACTTCTACCATTATCATCAGAAGCTTTAGGAGATTCTTTCAAAGAAGGCTCTACTTCATTCCCAGGATAAATCTCAGTCATACCAGgactttcttttttggtttcaGAGTCAATAATAGAAGGCTCCACCACACCTGCAACAGATGGAACCGCTCTGGAATTATCACATGTATTATCAGCTTTAGGAGATTCTTTAAAAACAGGCGCTATGTTGGTTTTATCACTCTCAGCAGTTTGAGGCAGGTCCATTGGACCAGGAGGGTCAGGTTGAACTCTGGAACCTGTGTGATCACCACCAGGACCAGGAGGTCCTTGACACACATCTTTCTTCTCACCAGCATTGAGAGGACATGTACTATCAACCTCCATATTACTCTCTGTAATTGAATTTTCACTTGTAGTTTGTCCCGAATCTGCAATGTTGTCAAAGCCGGTATGGGTCTTGCATTTAGGTTTCAAAGAATCAGCTCTCTGAACAGAGTCCTTCACCACAAGAGATGTGTTGTCCTCCAGTTCTTTTGCATCGGCTTTGGTCTCAGCCTGCTTTGTATTTTTTTCAGTCGGAACATCACAAGCTGCAGCAGCTTGATCATGAGCTGGTGAGTTGACACATGTTTTACCATCTAAACTTTGGTTCTTGGTTACCTCCTCAAGCGTCTTGCTTGATAATGGTGCAGTAGGAGTATTCCAGCCCTCACTCCCAGCAGGTTCACCAActttagtttttgatgaacaGGTTTCAGAAAAAATCTCCTTCATCACTCGGGCAACATCATTTACATCAGCAGTCTGAATTCGAGTAAATTGAATTGCACTAGTCACTTTTCTCTTCGAATCATGACCAACTAAAGCACCAGGAGAATGAACTTCAGATGCATGTACCTGAGTAACATTTGCCAGTTCATGAGGGCCAGAATCTTGACTGTTCTTCATTGTAGGAGCTTTATTGACCAATAAATCCCTTGATTTATTCTGGGGTTGAGAATTTACTTTCAAGTCCTGACCAGATGAAGCGTCAGGAATCACAGGTTTCCGTCCTCTACGCTTAGGTGCTTCTGCCCTATTTGTGGTCTTTCGACCTGGCCTTTTACTTTGAACACATTCAGCGGGACAAGAAGCAACAGACTGAGGTGCTGAAGCAACAGGAGCATAAGTTGGAAAAGGCTGAGAGCTGGAAGCAATCTTTGCAGTGGCTCTAGGCATGGTTTTATTGGCACCTTCTAAAGGATCTGATGAAGGCAAACAATCCATTGTAGCACCAGCAACCGAAGATGCTGTTTTCACAGTTGAAATAGTTGCATGCACTTTATCTTCTGAAATTTGATTCTTTACCACTTCAACTGAGGTATGACTTAATACAGGTATAACTGGTACAGCACCACCTTGGTTACCACATACCTCACCAGACTTTGATTTTTGAGAGCTGCATTCAGGTGAAACCTCCGTAATCACAGAAGCCTTCTCATGCACATCAGCATTTTGAATTTGTACCACAGCAGGACCTGCAAAAGTCTCACGTATTGAGTGTACAGTATATCCAttgaattaataattaaatgatgCATCAATTTCATCCAGATTAAAAAATGCAATGTTCTTACCAAGGGTTATGGCGGTACTATTATGCACAGCCTGTGAGCTTTCTGGCTGCTTGCTTTGAGATTCAGTAGAATGTTGATCCTGAGCAGTTATGGCAGCAGGTGCTTTCGTTCCCTGTGCTTGCTCTTGAATAAGCTTTGTCGCATCAGTAGTGTCATTTTCTTGATTACCTCTCATTGCAATGACTTTATTTGGAAATGCATCTGCAGATTTATCCTGTGCTtgtggatttgattttgaatccTGACCAGCTGAAACATCCAGAGAAGCAGCTGATATTGGTGCCTGTTTCTTTCCCCTACGCCTAGGTGGTCCTAACCCACTCTGAGCCTTACGGCCTTGGCCTTTAACTTGGACAGGTACAGTAGGCAAAGGAGGAGTTGATTGAGTGATTGGTGCACCAGAGGGAGTAGGAGTTGACTGAGAGTTCAAACTAATCCCGGCACCAGCAGGATGATTGGTTCCACTAGCACAATCCACACCTGCAGAAGTGGGTAACTGATTGGCGTACTCAGTCTTTGGAACACTGGAAACACCAGGGACAGTTCCACTAATAGCAACAGCTTGACTATCTGCTGGATTAACTGATTTAATCTGAGATTGTTCATCCGGTTTTGGAGGAGAACCAGCTAAACCATCGATGGCAGAGCTGAAAGCTGGCTCTTGTTTCTTTCCCCTTCGACGAGGTGCTTGCCCTCCAGTTTGAGCCTTTCGACCTTGTCCTTTTAATTGCACCATTGGAGAGAATCCAGGTGGATTAGATTGATCAGGAGTAGCAGAAACAGAGGGCATACTCGGCTGCAAGTTCTGAGAAACTCCTGTACTATTATGAGGATCAGGAGCAGGGGATGCTGAGGAGCTAGACTCTAACACTTTCTGTAACCCGGCATCCACTTTACTGATTCCAGAAGGTGCTGGAAGCACTTGTGTAGTTGGAGATTTATCTGCAGTTGCTCTTCTTGGCCTTCCACGGCCCCGTTTAGATGGTGGTGTTGCATCTTTGCTCTGCTGCTGTGGCTGCTGTGCATGCTCCACTGGAAGTGGTTGAGGAGGTGGAGGTGGTGGAGCTGGAGCATTAGCTTCTGTGC is drawn from Theobroma cacao cultivar B97-61/B2 chromosome 4, Criollo_cocoa_genome_V2, whole genome shotgun sequence and contains these coding sequences:
- the LOC18603420 gene encoding chromatin structure-remodeling complex protein SYD isoform X2, which encodes MASSSHNVELEAAKFLHKLIQDSKDEPAKLATKLFVILQHMKSSGKEHSMPFHVISRAMETVINQHGLDMDALKSSRVPLTGGSQTVDSTSGQYAGSSQAVGVPKDPKAGLVQNEMSKIDPFSSIRPPVGPSITGHEYYQGAGTHRSSQSFDHESPSSLDARSANSQSQDKQMNQNDSIKAATKRKRGDSSSPLEPNFDNSQQLDSHNAVTDPRKGKMNKAEPSGPANYSMVLSSGQMEHFPSLPGNMRSMLRCRQDGSIVPENLVDTTSITNLMSRAPSSKYPEEVEVSSTHNVPGQQQGGVPGSHEVFSSRGVWNQNKAGLPFDRSQLHRFPPNVVSGNMTAEIPAQQSMHTALVSGAFGKVQGGLPATSNSYPSGELAFSGPGQFSGAESQKHGFSKGSVTSPDGLSTTLSAGKVLEHEGGSSNVLADANKIAQVGRQNSASEMTMLRATAPRDTGKSPVSQSATFSGMPFKEQQLKQLRAQCLVFLAFRNGLMPKKLHLEIALGNIYPKEDGPRKELIDTRGKAQTSNEPSSISEVAMPFGRMNNAPPGSTSTGRFPEADSLSKEAEKLKMEERNGPTSDFSAIADERKHILATRKAEAEIQSLEAVEPQAYLTTMSRQPESGTIKGGFTVSNPVDGMENGHLQLGKGDQASSVIGANKQLNPEMMGWSGIGCHNEVSRASLPAAAVQHDLVLERKDNAPSQFQSPEQDEEDKSALTDSLPSPKHTMLEKWIMDQQKRKFLAEQNWVLKQQKTKHRIVTCFTKLKENVSSSEDISAKTKSVIELKKLQLLELQRRLRSDFLNDFFKPITNDMERLKSYKKHRHGRRIKQLEKYEQKMKEERQKRIRERQKEFFSEIEVHKERLDDVFKIRRERWKGFNKYVKEFHKRKERTHREKIDRIQREKINLLKINDVEGYLRMVQDAKSDRVKQLLKETEKYLQKLGSKLQEAKAITIRFENDMDEMRTASVVENDTAMENEDEAKHYMESNEKYYMMAHSIKENISEQPTFLKGGKLREYQMNGLRWLVSLYNNHLNGILADEMGLGKTVQVISLICYLMETKNDRGPFLVVVPSSVLPGWESEINFWAPEINKIVYAGPPEERRRLFKERIVQRKFNVLLTTYEYLMNKHDRPKLSKLHWHYIIIDEGHRIKNASCKLNADLKHYQSSHRLLLTGTPLQNNLEELWALLNFLLPNIFNSSEDFSQWFNKPFESNGDNSADEALLSEEENLLIINRLHQVLRPFVLRRLKHKVENQLPEKIERLIRCEASAYQKLLMKRVEENLGAMGNSKARSVHNSVMELRNICNHPYLSQLHVEEVDNLIPQHYLPPMIRLCGKLEMLDRLLPKLKATDHRVLLFSTMTRLLDVMEDYLSLKQYRYLRLDGHTSGNDRGALIDNFNRHDSPFFIFLLSIRAGGVGVNLQAADTVIIFDTDWNPQVDLQAQARAHRIGQKKDVLVLRFETVQTVEEQVRAAAEHKLGVANQSITAGFFDNNTSAEDRREYLESLLRECKKEEAAPVLDDDALNDVLARSESEIDVFESVDKQRREEEMAKWKKLVLGSGMDGSKTLLPLPSRLVTDDDLQEFYEAMKLYDVPKTGVQPNVGVKRKGENLGGLDTRQYGRGKRAREVRSYEEQWTEEEFEKLCQVDSPESPKLKEEAVERNLPKDASVETVSSTEANAPAPPPPPPQPLPVEHAQQPQQQSKDATPPSKRGRGRPRRATADKSPTTQVLPAPSGISKVDAGLQKVLESSSSASPAPDPHNSTGVSQNLQPSMPSVSATPDQSNPPGFSPMVQLKGQGRKAQTGGQAPRRRGKKQEPAFSSAIDGLAGSPPKPDEQSQIKSVNPADSQAVAISGTVPGVSSVPKTEYANQLPTSAGVDCASGTNHPAGAGISLNSQSTPTPSGAPITQSTPPLPTVPVQVKGQGRKAQSGLGPPRRRGKKQAPISAASLDVSAGQDSKSNPQAQDKSADAFPNKVIAMRGNQENDTTDATKLIQEQAQGTKAPAAITAQDQHSTESQSKQPESSQAVHNSTAITLGPAVVQIQNADVHEKASVITEVSPECSSQKSKSGEVCGNQGGAVPVIPVLSHTSVEVVKNQISEDKVHATISTVKTASSVAGATMDCLPSSDPLEGANKTMPRATAKIASSSQPFPTYAPVASAPQSVASCPAECVQSKRPGRKTTNRAEAPKRRGRKPVIPDASSGQDLKVNSQPQNKSRDLLVNKAPTMKNSQDSGPHELANVTQVHASEVHSPGALVGHDSKRKVTSAIQFTRIQTADVNDVARVMKEIFSETCSSKTKVGEPAGSEGWNTPTAPLSSKTLEEVTKNQSLDGKTCVNSPAHDQAAAACDVPTEKNTKQAETKADAKELEDNTSLVVKDSVQRADSLKPKCKTHTGFDNIADSGQTTSENSITESNMEVDSTCPLNAGEKKDVCQGPPGPGGDHTGSRVQPDPPGPMDLPQTAESDKTNIAPVFKESPKADNTCDNSRAVPSVAGVVEPSIIDSETKKESPGMTEIYPGNEVEPSLKESPKASDDNGRSVGLNGIPSETLDSDLSAVNLSGISFDKSDLPSVVLKCSTEAIVVEGPEVSENSDNLGATAVVDDAAPACETSILDEAPVDNCDVDGQFGCGEAKGDPVPESFLSTATDSTDTELVPQDGGGLQQPLVVKDGEGDGVEIHNMEVDPSETDVPSLNDFTVESASRDPASEFNGGKQLCAGVKSTKGDYVEVCDAEVKPSVTQSSEPAMSSLEIAVPVSDNLQDKNIEQPRIDADANKSEEKPPVVVMTPISESVSLVSQCQAAIGSENISDSRKLSCENSNTESSMGVDCKVHLSAREEEDFASQGLKSPNGDSTDLTDGPSSNQIELSVASPIKVEPPQLNSCGNKTEISSMSPCDVSKLESLIDSTNGSDVRNHSEAISSISVLIAPNVASSEDKEKSSMEFSNSSPLDISSSKAGAACDYSGVTAVVPLSSDHSVAGSLPDLAIPSENSSEPSARESLGSSAINVESAEGTPNVIKFHDVADNPGESLPITIGPDKSGTVDTPAMVESNSECEAEPCPDKSGMVEAPAMVENNSECEAESFPDKSGVMEAPAMVEDNPECEAEPCPDKSGMIEAPAMVENNSECEAEPCPDKSGMVEAPAMVANNSECEAEPCPDNSGMVEAPVMVENNSECEAEPCPDKSGMVEAPSVVETNSEREAESSLESCQKASALDVENLGSAAMSKKPDINDVPLVTSSISPSPIHSAMVELPAITESELGKATEPSLEESLQSSATERGNLEALSVSTKSHALSDHCPEAVAAECCGEAFIGGPEVSQKSNDPGAAPVVVDTAAGDNHVSHQASDNVDGPSSGSENKRDSVSDPIHLVASESTNIETMPKDDALQVSSSVERGDGNSVDVSNEEVDPSGQPISSMKDFAAESANVDFVPGDHGEVKPSLGIESIGSDHVDNDADPLEIEASIEQDVVGVPSGMELVPGDHNKMHLEVGVASTEGDNIQVRNTEVDPLEAHATSSEFTTKESPNGEHVLNDQSQELPGIEKMEADNVEASTIGLNSSEAQESSLQSGDSDNRELVQRSEVDLVEPCNVESDPTEGPSSSQVISDASANPELTHSDQVRTDLQSEDHGKASQLPEVESTNVSNMEIDPTETKASSPGGDETDVSNMEIDPIETKAPSSGADGTNA